In the Candidatus Nanopelagicales bacterium genome, one interval contains:
- a CDS encoding PIG-L deacetylase family protein, which yields MSDTLELFTADPGSVLAIVAHPDDLEYGAAAAIAKWTEQGHDVSYLLVSRGEAGIDSMEPAESARVRTAEQIASAAVVGVSDVEFLDHPDGLIEYGVPLRRELAAAIRRHRPDTLMLFNHRDSWGFPGSRNSADHRNVGQAALDAAADAGNRWIFTDLELPAHSVSHCLVAGSPQATHAIDVTGYLDVAVASLKEHAAYLEGLGDHPMADPEFVRAFCEQAGARAGVGAAVAVEVFG from the coding sequence ATGAGCGACACCTTGGAACTGTTCACTGCCGACCCCGGCTCGGTACTCGCGATCGTCGCGCACCCGGACGACCTCGAGTACGGCGCCGCGGCCGCGATCGCGAAGTGGACCGAGCAAGGCCACGACGTCTCCTACCTGCTGGTCAGCCGGGGCGAGGCCGGCATCGACTCCATGGAGCCCGCCGAATCCGCCCGGGTCCGCACTGCCGAGCAGATCGCCAGTGCTGCCGTGGTCGGGGTCAGCGACGTGGAGTTCCTCGATCACCCGGACGGTCTGATCGAGTACGGAGTACCACTGCGGCGGGAACTCGCCGCCGCGATCCGCCGCCACCGACCCGACACGTTGATGCTGTTCAACCACCGCGACTCGTGGGGGTTCCCCGGCAGCCGGAACAGCGCCGATCACCGCAATGTCGGACAAGCTGCCCTGGACGCAGCCGCCGACGCCGGCAACCGCTGGATCTTCACCGACCTGGAGCTGCCCGCCCACTCCGTGAGTCACTGTCTGGTGGCCGGGTCGCCACAGGCGACTCACGCGATCGACGTCACCGGCTACCTCGACGTCGCGGTCGCATCACTGAAGGAACACGCCGCCTACCTGGAGGGCCTGGGGGATCACCCGATGGCCGACCCGGAGTTCGTGCGCGCGTTTTGTGAACAGGCCGGTGCGCGAGCCGGAGTCGGCGCTGCGGTGGCCGTGGAGGTGTTCGGTTAG